From Leifsonia sp. fls2-241-R2A-40a, one genomic window encodes:
- a CDS encoding helix-turn-helix domain-containing protein, with protein sequence MSDKTTKKTLRVDRLWTTDDIAAYLQVAVGTVRNMSSRGQLPVPVDNIGRSRRWRPDDVIAFFGPRRSAR encoded by the coding sequence ATGAGCGACAAGACCACGAAGAAGACCTTGCGAGTCGACCGGCTCTGGACGACGGACGACATCGCGGCATACCTCCAGGTTGCGGTCGGCACCGTCCGCAACATGTCCTCCCGAGGACAGCTTCCCGTGCCGGTGGACAACATCGGGCGGTCTCGGCGGTGGCGCCCTGACGACGTGATCGCCTTCTTCGGCCCGCGTCGGAGCGCCCGATGA
- a CDS encoding GIY-YIG nuclease family protein, which produces MIKLTDLLPVPEPGLTKVKFNMRAGGGGGEAWDLLLDDHEEWLNMSRWRTRQTNNNMADARYLLAFAQYYPYGPQYFIFGGFYDVQPKVPEMLNAYGYEVTPLPQHSEYVKRLIIKLNEPIGRNVYLRRYESVQEQLRPEVYELARDTKLGTFPGYQNVKLRHHELQRIIANDEPSWKDALSSVKGVYVITDLTSGRLYVGSASGEANGLWQRWSAYANLSNLTGGNRELEHLRAERGDSFLVENFQYTILEIFDPKTRPEVILLRESFWKQALDTRAHGMNRN; this is translated from the coding sequence ATGATTAAGCTCACCGACCTACTGCCTGTTCCGGAGCCTGGGCTGACGAAGGTGAAGTTCAACATGCGGGCCGGCGGTGGCGGCGGTGAGGCGTGGGATCTGCTCCTCGACGACCACGAGGAGTGGCTCAATATGAGCCGGTGGCGGACCCGGCAGACGAACAACAACATGGCTGACGCGCGTTATCTGCTCGCGTTCGCCCAGTACTACCCGTACGGGCCGCAGTACTTCATCTTCGGCGGGTTCTACGACGTTCAGCCGAAGGTCCCGGAGATGCTCAACGCCTACGGGTACGAGGTGACACCCCTTCCCCAGCATTCCGAGTACGTCAAGCGGCTCATCATCAAGCTCAACGAGCCGATCGGCCGGAACGTATACCTCCGACGGTACGAGAGCGTGCAGGAGCAGCTTCGGCCGGAGGTGTACGAGCTCGCGCGTGACACCAAGCTCGGGACGTTCCCCGGGTACCAGAACGTGAAGCTCCGCCATCATGAGCTACAGCGGATCATCGCGAACGACGAGCCCAGCTGGAAGGATGCACTCTCCTCCGTGAAGGGCGTCTACGTGATCACCGACCTCACCAGCGGCCGGCTCTACGTGGGTTCGGCGTCGGGTGAGGCGAACGGGCTCTGGCAGCGGTGGTCCGCGTACGCGAACCTCAGCAACCTCACCGGCGGGAACCGCGAGCTCGAACACCTCCGCGCGGAGCGGGGCGACTCGTTCCTGGTCGAGAACTTCCAGTACACGATCCTCGAGATCTTCGACCCGAAGACCCGGCCGGAGGTGATTCTGCTGCGGGAGTCGTTCTGGAAGCAGGCGCTGGATACCCGCGCGCACGGGATGAACCGAAACTGA
- a CDS encoding 2-dehydropantoate 2-reductase, with protein MTDGSGTDADGTVFAVVGPGAVGGLLAWLLQRAGHDVVAVGRPATVDAINRDGLEVRSELFGDGVERVRAVTEVPAGASVIVATKAYGLDDVLPGIVASRPSEVVSFLNGIEHMAPLRDALPGVPVAGASIAVSALRASTTVIDHRSPFVRIEAPEAAAGFASVRALTDAGPSVRVGGSEAEVLWAKFRLLASLALLTSYWRQPAGAALSEDPELTEAVVSEVVACSTAEGVPASELDLVRALRSVPGGMRTSLQEDLAAGAPSELDALGGALIRVGERHGIPTPALSRILTALGSNA; from the coding sequence GTGACGGACGGTAGCGGGACGGACGCGGACGGAACAGTGTTCGCGGTGGTCGGACCGGGGGCGGTCGGCGGCCTGCTCGCGTGGCTGCTGCAGCGCGCCGGTCACGACGTCGTCGCCGTCGGACGCCCGGCGACCGTCGACGCGATCAACCGCGACGGACTCGAGGTGCGCAGCGAGCTGTTCGGCGACGGCGTGGAGCGGGTGCGCGCCGTCACCGAGGTCCCGGCCGGCGCGAGCGTGATCGTGGCGACCAAGGCGTACGGACTGGACGACGTGCTCCCGGGAATCGTCGCCTCGCGGCCCTCCGAGGTCGTCTCGTTCCTCAACGGCATCGAGCACATGGCGCCGCTGCGCGACGCGCTTCCGGGCGTCCCGGTCGCCGGCGCATCCATCGCGGTGTCGGCGCTGCGCGCATCCACCACGGTGATCGACCACCGCAGTCCGTTCGTCCGCATCGAAGCTCCGGAGGCGGCGGCCGGGTTCGCGTCGGTGCGTGCGCTGACGGATGCGGGACCGAGCGTCCGGGTCGGCGGCAGCGAGGCGGAGGTGCTGTGGGCGAAGTTCCGGCTCCTCGCCTCGCTCGCGTTGCTCACCTCGTACTGGCGGCAGCCCGCGGGCGCCGCCCTCAGCGAGGATCCGGAGCTCACCGAGGCGGTCGTCTCCGAAGTCGTGGCGTGCTCCACCGCCGAGGGCGTTCCGGCGTCGGAACTCGACCTGGTCCGCGCCCTGCGAAGCGTCCCGGGCGGGATGCGGACCTCCCTGCAGGAGGACCTCGCTGCGGGGGCGCCCAGCGAACTGGACGCGCTCGGTGGTGCGCTGATCCGCGTCGGTGAGCGGCACGGGATCCCCACTCCGGCTCTCTCGCGCATCCTCACGGCGCTAGGCTCGAACGCGTGA
- a CDS encoding tyrosine-type recombinase/integrase, producing the protein MTGRPRTSLGTWGKLAYTTLADGRVRVSGAYRDPWGTTHRIQRTGGSRAAADKLRLNAAQKINGRRTGSSMSTLTSESTIRELAELVLREYEQSADLATQTVSRYRASIRNHIIPTIGDLLLDEVDGHLLGEFLTTLNSKHPSEARSCRTIIRKMHTKGGRAIRDDWISGLPKRLIRRRGEVRALSANSVKALFTMLESDSQRPRGGPKSRRAHDTLRDVLTVQLGTGLRVSEVAAFRAEDVVLRPDGRVQVSVHGAVVYREASGTRTTVPGRKRPVYETPGRYIIQEHIKTNQKRLVWADEWAAAVLLRRAGATESGLLFATETGQPLNLNNLRRTLREVIGGSDFEGWLSTHTMRRTVGNAVAREHGEEAAAAALGHASVATTRESYIERVQMAPDVSSVTSQLR; encoded by the coding sequence ATGACTGGCCGCCCGCGCACCTCACTGGGAACGTGGGGCAAACTCGCCTACACGACACTCGCTGACGGCCGCGTCCGGGTGAGCGGTGCATACCGAGACCCGTGGGGAACCACCCATCGCATACAGCGGACGGGCGGCTCCCGTGCTGCCGCGGACAAGCTACGTCTCAATGCCGCCCAGAAGATCAACGGCCGCCGGACCGGCAGCAGCATGTCGACGCTCACATCCGAGTCCACAATCCGCGAGCTGGCGGAACTCGTCCTCAGGGAGTACGAGCAAAGCGCCGACCTGGCGACGCAGACGGTGAGCCGTTACCGGGCTTCCATCCGCAACCACATCATCCCGACCATCGGTGATCTCCTCCTCGATGAGGTCGACGGACACCTCCTCGGCGAGTTCCTCACGACCCTCAACTCGAAGCACCCCAGCGAGGCCCGTAGCTGCCGCACCATCATCCGCAAGATGCACACGAAGGGAGGCAGGGCGATTCGAGACGACTGGATCTCGGGCCTCCCCAAGCGCCTCATCCGGCGTCGCGGCGAGGTCCGCGCCCTGTCCGCTAACTCGGTCAAGGCGCTATTCACGATGCTGGAGTCCGACAGTCAGCGTCCTCGCGGCGGCCCCAAGTCCCGGCGCGCTCACGACACGCTTCGGGACGTGCTGACCGTGCAACTCGGAACCGGCCTACGAGTGAGCGAAGTCGCGGCGTTCCGTGCCGAAGACGTGGTCCTGCGGCCCGACGGACGCGTACAAGTCAGCGTCCACGGCGCCGTGGTGTACAGGGAAGCGAGTGGCACGAGAACTACCGTGCCCGGACGAAAGCGGCCGGTCTACGAGACTCCTGGGCGATACATCATCCAAGAGCACATCAAGACGAACCAGAAGCGTCTGGTGTGGGCAGATGAGTGGGCGGCGGCTGTACTACTTCGGCGCGCCGGTGCCACCGAATCAGGGCTCCTGTTCGCGACGGAAACCGGTCAGCCGCTGAACCTCAACAACCTGCGACGGACTCTTCGCGAGGTTATCGGTGGCTCCGACTTCGAAGGCTGGCTCTCCACGCACACGATGCGGAGGACTGTCGGCAACGCGGTCGCTCGGGAGCACGGCGAAGAGGCAGCGGCTGCAGCTCTCGGGCACGCCTCGGTCGCGACCACCAGGGAGTCGTATATCGAGCGGGTTCAGATGGCACCCGACGTCTCGAGTGTGACCAGCCAGCTTCGCTGA
- a CDS encoding branched-chain amino acid aminotransferase, producing the protein MTSTSISLTSGPTETSGLLWNVSRNEAARDAAARAEILADPGFGNYFTDHMVDICWSAKGGWHRPRVSPYGPIQLEPSAAVFHYAQEIFEGLKAYRHADGSIWGFRPEANAARMQRSAYRLALPELPVEHFLDSIKQLIAVDGDWVPDAAETSLYLRPFMFAKEAFLGVRPANKVAYYLIASPAGAYFPSGVAPVSIWLSDRWSRAGKGGTGAAKTGGNYASSLLPQSEAYEHGCAQVLFLDSVEGKYLEELGGMNVVLVYKDGTLVTPESDSILEGITLDSVLQLARDRGHKVERRKVTLDEWRDGVESGDIVEVFACGTAAVITPIGELKSDTFTVGDITAPPGELTMSLRQELTDIQYGRERDRHNWMYRLDA; encoded by the coding sequence ATGACCTCGACCAGCATCTCTCTCACCAGCGGACCGACCGAGACCTCGGGCCTGCTCTGGAACGTCTCCCGCAACGAGGCCGCGCGCGATGCGGCCGCCCGCGCGGAGATCCTCGCGGACCCGGGCTTCGGCAACTACTTCACCGACCACATGGTCGACATCTGCTGGTCGGCGAAGGGCGGGTGGCACCGGCCGCGCGTCTCGCCGTACGGACCCATCCAGCTGGAGCCGTCGGCCGCGGTGTTCCACTATGCGCAGGAGATCTTCGAGGGGCTGAAGGCCTACCGGCACGCGGACGGCTCGATCTGGGGCTTCCGCCCCGAGGCGAACGCCGCCCGCATGCAGCGCTCGGCGTACCGTCTTGCGCTTCCGGAGCTGCCGGTCGAGCACTTCCTCGACTCGATCAAGCAGCTCATCGCGGTGGACGGCGACTGGGTGCCGGATGCCGCAGAGACGAGCCTCTACCTCCGGCCGTTCATGTTCGCCAAGGAGGCGTTCCTCGGCGTCCGTCCGGCCAATAAGGTCGCGTACTATCTGATCGCCAGTCCGGCCGGGGCGTACTTCCCGAGCGGCGTGGCGCCGGTTTCGATCTGGCTGTCCGACCGCTGGTCGCGCGCAGGCAAGGGCGGAACGGGTGCCGCGAAGACCGGCGGCAACTACGCCTCCAGCCTGCTGCCGCAGTCGGAGGCATACGAGCACGGTTGCGCCCAGGTGCTCTTCCTCGACTCGGTCGAGGGCAAGTACCTCGAGGAGCTCGGCGGGATGAACGTGGTGCTCGTCTACAAGGACGGCACCCTGGTCACCCCGGAGTCCGACAGCATCCTCGAGGGCATCACGCTCGACTCGGTGCTGCAGCTGGCACGCGACCGCGGCCACAAGGTCGAGCGCCGCAAGGTGACGCTCGACGAGTGGCGCGACGGCGTGGAGTCCGGCGACATCGTCGAGGTCTTCGCCTGCGGCACGGCTGCGGTGATCACCCCGATCGGCGAGCTCAAGTCGGACACCTTCACGGTCGGCGACATCACGGCGCCTCCCGGCGAGCTGACCATGTCGCTGCGCCAGGAGCTGACCGACATCCAGTACGGCCGCGAGCGCGACCGTCACAACTGGATGTACCGCCTCGACGCGTAG
- a CDS encoding tyrosine-type recombinase/integrase — MTVPVELSDSAELATPTDPAAYLPGIAQRVESALSPNTRRAYASSLRQLDRFADEHGWDPNFPATIASFLTWALDERTDASGKKTGISSSAIDILLAAVRRRARELGLPNPTETRVLQDFIAGARRELAGHRVRKASVFTTDQLRQVVAAIDLTNPVGRRDAALILTAYAAALRRSELVALTVGDLTFTRDGVLVYISRSKTDQQGRGEELAIARGTGITDPVAHLEALVEQRRREVGRLTDDTPLFVRVWSNGRALHQALTGQSVPLILRARAEAAGVDLPALTGHSPRRSHITTAAGAGVSLERIAKTSRHKNLSVLAGYVDRGRIFEATTSRELGL, encoded by the coding sequence ATGACCGTTCCCGTCGAGCTGTCGGACTCCGCCGAGCTCGCAACACCGACCGACCCGGCCGCCTACCTTCCCGGCATCGCCCAGAGGGTCGAGTCGGCCCTCAGCCCGAACACCCGCCGCGCATACGCGAGTTCGCTGCGCCAGTTGGACCGGTTCGCGGACGAGCATGGCTGGGACCCCAACTTCCCGGCGACGATCGCGTCGTTCCTGACCTGGGCCCTGGACGAGCGCACCGACGCGTCAGGGAAGAAGACCGGCATCTCCAGTTCTGCCATCGACATCCTGCTCGCGGCCGTCCGGCGCCGCGCTCGAGAGCTCGGCCTCCCCAATCCCACCGAGACCCGGGTGCTGCAAGACTTCATCGCCGGCGCCCGCCGCGAACTCGCCGGCCACCGTGTGCGGAAGGCGAGCGTGTTCACCACCGACCAGTTGCGGCAGGTGGTCGCCGCCATCGACCTCACCAACCCGGTCGGGCGTCGGGATGCGGCGTTGATCCTCACCGCGTACGCGGCCGCCCTCCGTCGAAGTGAGCTCGTCGCCCTCACCGTCGGTGACCTCACCTTCACCCGTGACGGGGTCTTGGTCTACATCAGCCGGTCAAAGACCGACCAGCAGGGGAGGGGCGAGGAGCTGGCGATCGCGCGCGGCACGGGCATCACCGACCCGGTCGCCCACCTTGAGGCGCTCGTCGAGCAGCGCCGTCGCGAGGTGGGGCGCCTCACCGACGACACGCCCCTGTTCGTCCGGGTCTGGTCCAACGGCCGCGCGTTGCACCAGGCACTCACTGGTCAGTCCGTTCCGCTGATCCTCCGCGCCCGGGCGGAGGCTGCCGGGGTCGACCTTCCTGCACTGACCGGCCACTCACCGCGGCGCAGCCACATCACGACCGCGGCCGGTGCAGGCGTGTCGCTGGAGCGGATCGCCAAGACGAGCCGCCACAAGAACCTCTCGGTGCTCGCCGGCTACGTCGACCGGGGGCGCATTTTCGAAGCGACCACGTCCCGCGAGCTCGGGCTCTGA
- the gltX gene encoding glutamate--tRNA ligase produces MSDSIAHPFSSAQGADVRVRFCPSPTGTPHVGLIRTALFNWAYARHTGGKLIFRIEDTDAARDSEESYQLILEALRWLRLDWDEGIDVGGPDGPYRQSQRYGIYRDLIERLRASGHIYESFATAEEIEARNVSLGRDPKLGYDNFERDLTDEQKAAYRAQGREPALRLRVPDDDLSFDDLVRGEITFKAGSFSDFVVVRPNGHPLYTFVNPVDDALMGITHVLRGEDLLSSTPRQIALYHALIDAGVTTFVPRFGHLPYVMGEGNKKLSKRDPESNLFHHRDRGFIPEGLVNYLALLGWSLTHDRDVFSLEEMVAAFDVKDVNPNPARFDLKKAESINGDHIRLLDVSDFAERTIPYLVAAGVVQEPLTPAQHEVLTKAAPLVQERVQLLGETPGMLGFLFTDAASLVVEDDARASLPANAGEILAASLGALELVPESEWTHDAIESALRDALIEGLGLKPRVAFGPLRVALSGRRVSPPLFESMEILGKAETIARLDRLSASLG; encoded by the coding sequence ATGTCTGACTCGATCGCTCACCCGTTCTCCTCCGCCCAGGGCGCCGATGTGCGCGTGCGCTTCTGCCCGTCTCCGACGGGTACGCCGCACGTCGGCCTGATCCGCACCGCCCTCTTCAACTGGGCGTACGCCCGCCACACCGGCGGCAAGCTGATCTTCCGCATCGAAGACACCGATGCGGCCCGCGACAGCGAGGAGAGCTACCAGCTGATCCTGGAGGCGCTCCGCTGGCTGCGCCTCGACTGGGACGAGGGCATCGATGTCGGCGGCCCTGACGGCCCGTACCGGCAGTCGCAGCGGTACGGCATCTACCGCGACCTGATCGAGCGGCTCCGCGCATCCGGCCACATCTACGAAAGCTTCGCGACGGCCGAGGAGATCGAGGCGCGCAACGTCTCGCTGGGACGCGACCCGAAGCTCGGCTACGACAACTTCGAGCGCGACCTCACCGACGAGCAGAAGGCCGCGTACCGCGCGCAGGGCCGTGAGCCGGCCCTGCGACTGCGCGTCCCGGACGACGACCTCAGCTTCGACGACCTGGTGCGCGGCGAGATCACCTTCAAGGCCGGATCGTTCAGCGACTTCGTCGTCGTGCGCCCGAACGGCCACCCGCTGTACACGTTCGTGAACCCGGTGGACGACGCGCTCATGGGCATCACGCACGTGCTCCGCGGCGAGGACCTCCTGTCCTCCACCCCGCGCCAGATCGCGCTGTACCACGCATTGATCGACGCGGGCGTGACCACCTTCGTGCCGCGCTTCGGCCACCTGCCCTACGTGATGGGCGAGGGCAACAAGAAGCTGTCGAAGCGTGACCCGGAGTCGAACCTGTTCCACCACCGCGACCGCGGGTTCATCCCCGAGGGCCTGGTGAACTACCTGGCGCTGCTCGGCTGGTCACTCACCCACGACCGCGACGTGTTCTCGCTCGAGGAGATGGTGGCCGCCTTCGACGTGAAGGACGTGAACCCGAACCCCGCACGTTTCGACCTGAAGAAGGCCGAGTCGATCAACGGTGACCACATCCGGCTTCTCGACGTGTCCGACTTCGCCGAGCGCACCATCCCGTACCTGGTGGCGGCCGGTGTCGTCCAGGAGCCGTTGACGCCCGCCCAGCACGAGGTGCTCACGAAGGCGGCGCCGCTGGTTCAAGAGCGCGTGCAGCTGCTGGGGGAGACCCCGGGGATGCTGGGCTTCCTGTTCACCGATGCCGCATCGCTCGTGGTGGAGGACGACGCGCGCGCGTCGCTTCCCGCCAACGCCGGTGAGATCCTCGCGGCCTCGCTCGGTGCACTCGAGCTGGTGCCCGAATCCGAGTGGACGCACGACGCCATCGAGTCCGCGCTGCGCGATGCCTTGATCGAGGGACTCGGGCTGAAGCCGCGCGTCGCGTTCGGTCCGCTCCGCGTGGCGCTGTCCGGTCGCCGGGTGTCGCCGCCGCTGTTCGAGTCGATGGAGATCCTCGGCAAGGCGGAGACGATCGCCCGGCTCGACCGCTTGTCGGCGTCGCTGGGATAA
- a CDS encoding collagen-like protein, which yields MTNRSNRRSNAVRLAAGVIIASVAFGAAGCTTQQQAPIAAQQPHTTASAAPKTAETKQHPAQQTPLQTFTPPVVQQPVISTPVIQTIQGPRGATGARGATGAPGVGSPGNDGQPGQPGQAGPAGPAGPSGGDDNGGNPPVRDTTPWNIADPTLATAIRVSLGLPDSAQLTLDDAARLNDNNDAPVRKYASMAGGAATYEYRGLEAATNVTQLDTVYTSGPTPFDGLENIRYIGDLESSGAVGDVSLPNLTSIGQMMIGAGPQTGDISLPALIQGLGDVVIYCNGNTGITNVDLSALREAAGAVGVMGCPSLTTLELPSLESTGTLSFLDSPSATSIGVPSLETAGALSVSGTRITDLELPVLRQVGQFAVFNNPLLQSLRANALTTISQSAGMWADPSLIWDPNGFPSLVGPAPAGFSSYLPDWPVTDLPTTLQAYLAAN from the coding sequence ATGACCAACCGATCCAACCGCCGCTCCAACGCCGTCCGGCTCGCAGCTGGTGTCATCATCGCCAGCGTCGCCTTCGGCGCTGCCGGTTGCACTACGCAGCAGCAGGCGCCGATTGCGGCGCAGCAGCCGCACACCACAGCATCCGCAGCACCGAAGACCGCCGAGACGAAGCAGCACCCTGCGCAGCAGACTCCGCTGCAGACCTTCACCCCACCGGTCGTGCAGCAGCCGGTGATCTCCACCCCCGTCATCCAGACCATCCAGGGCCCCCGCGGAGCCACCGGCGCGCGCGGAGCCACCGGCGCACCTGGTGTGGGGAGCCCCGGGAACGACGGCCAGCCAGGCCAGCCAGGCCAGGCGGGCCCAGCAGGCCCCGCGGGCCCGTCAGGCGGCGATGACAACGGCGGCAACCCGCCGGTACGTGACACCACGCCGTGGAATATCGCCGACCCGACGTTGGCCACGGCTATTCGCGTCTCCCTCGGGCTTCCTGACTCGGCCCAGCTCACGCTAGACGACGCTGCGCGTCTCAATGACAACAATGACGCGCCGGTTCGGAAGTACGCTTCGATGGCCGGGGGCGCGGCGACGTACGAATACCGGGGCCTGGAGGCGGCGACGAACGTCACGCAGCTCGACACCGTCTACACCTCCGGTCCGACCCCCTTCGACGGCCTAGAGAACATCCGCTACATCGGTGACCTGGAATCGAGTGGCGCCGTGGGCGATGTGAGCCTTCCCAACCTGACCTCGATCGGCCAGATGATGATCGGCGCCGGACCTCAGACCGGGGACATCTCGCTACCCGCCCTGATCCAAGGTCTCGGCGACGTGGTGATCTACTGCAACGGCAACACGGGGATCACCAACGTCGACCTGTCGGCTCTTCGGGAGGCCGCTGGAGCAGTTGGCGTCATGGGATGCCCGTCCCTCACCACTCTCGAGCTCCCGTCGTTGGAGTCCACTGGCACCCTCTCATTCTTGGACTCGCCGTCCGCCACCAGCATCGGCGTTCCGTCGCTTGAAACCGCAGGAGCCCTGTCTGTCAGCGGCACCCGCATCACTGACCTTGAGCTGCCCGTTCTGAGGCAGGTCGGGCAGTTCGCCGTGTTCAACAACCCTCTTCTCCAGTCGCTGCGAGCAAATGCGCTCACGACCATCTCGCAGAGTGCAGGCATGTGGGCTGACCCAAGCCTCATCTGGGACCCCAACGGCTTCCCATCCCTGGTCGGGCCAGCACCGGCGGGATTCAGTTCCTACCTGCCGGACTGGCCGGTCACGGATCTGCCGACGACGCTGCAGGCGTACCTCGCCGCCAACTAG
- a CDS encoding fumarylacetoacetate hydrolase family protein — translation MKIARFSHTRDGSSSPAIDYGIVDDDALVVLSGDPMFTGFDTTGERVPLGKVGSLLAPVIPRSKVVAVGKNYREHAAEMGGEAPGEPLLFLKPNTAVIGLGDAIIIPPQSERVDYEGELAVVIGKIARNIRPEDAAEHIFGYTVANDVTARDLQEKDGQWTRAKGFDTFCPLGPVIETELAPDAVLRTRLNGELKQEAPISDMVHDIPSIVAYASSVFTLLPGDVILTGTPSGIGPMKAGDTVEVEIDGLGSLVNPVRAPK, via the coding sequence GTGAAGATCGCACGTTTCAGCCACACCCGCGACGGTTCCAGCTCTCCGGCCATCGACTACGGGATCGTCGACGACGACGCGCTGGTGGTGCTCTCCGGCGATCCGATGTTCACCGGCTTCGACACGACCGGCGAGCGCGTGCCGCTCGGCAAGGTCGGCTCGCTGCTGGCCCCGGTCATCCCGCGGTCGAAGGTCGTCGCGGTCGGCAAGAACTACCGCGAGCACGCCGCCGAGATGGGCGGCGAGGCGCCGGGGGAGCCCCTGCTGTTCCTCAAGCCGAACACCGCGGTGATCGGCCTCGGCGACGCGATCATCATCCCTCCGCAGTCGGAGCGCGTCGACTATGAGGGCGAGCTCGCCGTCGTGATCGGGAAGATCGCCCGCAACATCCGTCCCGAGGACGCCGCGGAGCACATCTTCGGCTACACGGTGGCGAACGACGTGACCGCCCGCGACCTGCAGGAGAAGGACGGCCAGTGGACGCGCGCGAAGGGCTTCGACACCTTCTGCCCGCTCGGCCCGGTCATCGAGACGGAGCTGGCTCCGGATGCGGTGCTGCGGACGCGCCTGAACGGCGAGCTGAAGCAGGAGGCGCCGATCTCGGACATGGTGCACGACATCCCGTCGATCGTCGCCTACGCCTCCAGCGTCTTCACCCTCCTCCCCGGGGACGTCATCCTGACCGGAACGCCGTCTGGAATCGGCCCCATGAAGGCGGGCGACACGGTCGAGGTGGAGATCGACGGCCTCGGTTCGCTGGTGAATCCGGTGCGCGCCCCGAAGTAG
- a CDS encoding NAD(P)/FAD-dependent oxidoreductase codes for MAGDAAGVESSYEVVVIGGGPAGLSAALNLARARRKVLVVDGNRPRHAATLLAHGFLTRDGISPLELRRMGREEVDAYDNATVVFAQVGGVGVEDDGFRVTGRGVRGGADVDVRTDTVLIATGVTEAMPAIPSLRAFYGTQLHSCIECDGFESSGKPLALIGETPDLAERALLLTQWTDDLIVFTNGAETVGTDEERALARLGVSVERRRIEDVVGEKGVMTGVRLEDGTVVERAGGFVRPVWSPALSFAETLDLDRDAEGYLLTDASGRTSLPGVYAAGETTAPGPQQLIVAAGSGAVVAAAVNRDLIGLSLEDAAVL; via the coding sequence ATGGCCGGGGACGCTGCAGGCGTGGAGTCGTCGTACGAGGTCGTCGTCATCGGCGGCGGCCCCGCCGGGCTGTCGGCCGCGCTGAACCTCGCGCGGGCGCGCCGGAAGGTGCTGGTGGTGGACGGTAACCGTCCGCGCCACGCAGCGACCCTGCTCGCCCACGGCTTCCTGACCCGCGACGGCATCTCGCCGCTCGAGCTGCGCCGGATGGGCCGCGAGGAGGTCGACGCGTACGACAACGCGACGGTGGTGTTCGCCCAGGTCGGCGGCGTCGGGGTCGAGGACGACGGCTTCCGGGTGACGGGCCGCGGCGTGCGCGGGGGCGCGGACGTGGATGTGCGGACCGACACCGTCCTGATCGCCACCGGTGTCACGGAGGCGATGCCCGCCATCCCGAGCCTGCGTGCGTTCTACGGAACCCAGCTGCATAGCTGCATCGAGTGCGACGGGTTCGAATCGTCGGGCAAGCCGCTGGCGTTGATCGGGGAGACCCCGGACCTCGCCGAGCGCGCTCTGCTCCTCACCCAGTGGACCGACGACCTCATCGTCTTCACCAATGGCGCCGAGACCGTCGGGACGGACGAGGAGCGCGCCCTGGCGCGGCTCGGTGTCTCCGTGGAGCGCCGCCGGATCGAGGATGTGGTGGGCGAGAAGGGCGTGATGACCGGCGTCCGTCTGGAGGACGGCACGGTCGTCGAGCGGGCCGGCGGATTCGTCCGCCCGGTTTGGTCGCCGGCGCTGTCGTTCGCCGAGACGCTGGACCTCGACCGCGACGCAGAGGGGTACCTCCTCACCGACGCCAGCGGTCGCACCTCGCTGCCGGGCGTGTACGCCGCGGGCGAGACGACGGCCCCCGGACCGCAGCAGCTGATCGTGGCCGCGGGGTCGGGCGCAGTGGTCGCGGCGGCCGTCAACAGGGACCTCATCGGCCTCTCTCTGGAGGACGCCGCCGTTTTGTAG